One Haloarchaeobius amylolyticus DNA window includes the following coding sequences:
- a CDS encoding DNA glycosylase AlkZ-like family protein, which produces MCAGWAAIEDETTAVSESQKPLRVFEEDCPSEIDHYLRLLPAFESYLLGYETREFAISAVNEAHVWPGGGIIRPTVVADGTVIGTWKLDTTRTHAHVDVTPFDNIPTAFEGALRAEIDDIKRFLVPE; this is translated from the coding sequence ATGTGCGCTGGCTGGGCGGCAATCGAAGACGAAACGACGGCCGTCAGCGAGAGTCAAAAACCGTTACGCGTCTTCGAAGAGGACTGCCCCAGTGAGATCGATCACTATCTCCGTTTACTGCCCGCGTTCGAGTCGTACTTACTTGGATACGAAACCCGTGAATTCGCCATCTCAGCCGTGAACGAAGCGCACGTATGGCCTGGTGGGGGAATCATCCGACCAACCGTAGTTGCTGACGGCACAGTAATCGGAACATGGAAACTCGACACCACGAGAACGCACGCTCACGTCGACGTTACTCCATTCGATAACATCCCCACTGCATTCGAAGGTGCGCTACGGGCAGAAATCGACGACATCAAACGCTTCCTCGTTCCGGAATAG
- a CDS encoding DNA glycosylase AlkZ-like family protein: MQYNYSPAEVRRARLRSQSLVPEAAAQRVEQVTENVCGLQAQQPLSAALGVRARSSGLTLTAVERARIEERTVLRTWCVRGTMHLVSTNDVPWMLSAFGPVFSARSRSRLDDLGFNAATCEEAIEVIKNAIHEYGHLTRFEIVDVLQNADLEFDPDGQAPHHLIRQGALRGVFCEVSPKDGREAYGLLEEWVGIDDFPDRGPSLEILDRRYLSAYQPATIDDFASWSKLPMIDVRWLGGNRRRNDGRQRESKTVTRLRRGLPQ; the protein is encoded by the coding sequence ATGCAATACAACTATTCGCCTGCCGAAGTCAGACGTGCGCGTCTTCGCTCACAGTCGCTCGTTCCAGAGGCTGCTGCACAGCGCGTGGAACAAGTTACCGAGAACGTTTGTGGTCTCCAGGCACAACAGCCATTGTCCGCCGCTCTGGGTGTGAGAGCGCGAAGTTCGGGACTGACACTAACTGCGGTCGAGAGAGCACGTATTGAGGAACGAACCGTCCTACGAACATGGTGTGTGCGGGGTACAATGCATCTCGTTTCCACCAATGATGTGCCGTGGATGCTATCTGCCTTCGGTCCAGTATTCTCCGCTCGGAGTCGGTCTCGGCTCGATGATCTTGGATTCAACGCCGCAACATGTGAGGAGGCAATCGAGGTCATCAAAAATGCCATACACGAATACGGTCACCTAACTCGCTTCGAGATCGTTGATGTTCTCCAGAATGCGGACCTCGAGTTCGATCCAGACGGACAGGCACCGCATCACCTCATCCGCCAGGGCGCCTTGAGAGGTGTCTTCTGTGAAGTTTCCCCAAAAGATGGTCGAGAGGCGTACGGACTACTCGAAGAGTGGGTAGGTATCGACGACTTCCCGGATCGAGGGCCCAGCCTTGAAATCCTTGATCGACGATATCTCTCCGCATACCAACCCGCTACGATTGATGACTTCGCCTCGTGGTCTAAGTTGCCGATGATTGATGTGCGCTGGCTGGGCGGCAATCGAAGACGAAACGACGGCCGTCAGCGAGAGTCAAAAACCGTTACGCGTCTTCGAAGAGGACTGCCCCAGTGA
- a CDS encoding C45 family autoproteolytic acyltransferase/hydolase has translation MEVVTLSGTPTEMGRQYGQMLEKAGFTPPSASPAQRQFVNNSLPIIEEAFPAVIDELRSIAEIGEWDFDSIAAIPIALGLDAGCSVVAFAGDVNGGSPLFGRNYDFSTEFADFATLYRTRPSEGLSHVGCSDHWTGRHDGINEVGLAVGHSFVPHRGLRPGLMFTLATRAVLETCKTVFEGVQFLEGVPHSRNTNFLLADRTGSIAVVEASPEEVTSWYPETVGVATNHFQSSCMARHQPEDDGHTESQSRLAAIHNRIDAVLPQFSLDELQEMLSDPDTGVCVCSDTGGLTDIETIWSWTVELDSFELFLSSGRPDTNPYVKVDW, from the coding sequence ATGGAGGTAGTCACGCTTTCAGGAACGCCCACCGAGATGGGCCGACAGTACGGACAGATGCTTGAAAAGGCCGGATTCACGCCCCCGTCAGCCTCTCCTGCCCAGCGACAATTCGTAAACAATAGTCTCCCTATAATTGAGGAAGCCTTCCCTGCGGTTATTGACGAACTTCGCAGTATCGCCGAGATAGGAGAATGGGATTTCGACAGCATTGCAGCAATTCCGATTGCACTCGGGTTGGATGCCGGATGTTCAGTCGTCGCATTCGCAGGTGATGTCAACGGCGGCAGCCCCCTATTCGGGAGGAATTACGATTTTTCGACGGAATTCGCCGACTTTGCTACGTTGTACCGAACACGGCCTTCTGAAGGACTTTCCCATGTGGGATGTTCGGACCACTGGACTGGTCGTCACGACGGTATCAACGAAGTCGGGCTCGCGGTGGGCCACAGCTTCGTCCCTCACCGTGGGCTCAGGCCAGGATTGATGTTCACGCTCGCAACACGAGCCGTGTTGGAAACATGTAAGACCGTCTTCGAGGGGGTACAATTCTTAGAGGGAGTCCCGCATTCACGGAACACGAATTTCTTACTGGCCGATCGCACTGGGTCGATAGCCGTCGTTGAGGCGAGTCCCGAAGAAGTGACTAGCTGGTATCCTGAGACAGTCGGGGTGGCGACGAATCACTTCCAATCGTCGTGCATGGCCCGACACCAACCCGAAGACGACGGCCATACAGAAAGCCAGTCGCGGCTGGCAGCCATTCACAACCGGATAGACGCAGTCTTGCCTCAGTTCTCACTCGACGAACTGCAGGAAATGCTATCAGACCCTGACACAGGTGTCTGTGTCTGTTCGGATACTGGTGGATTGACAGACATCGAGACGATTTGGTCGTGGACAGTTGAATTAGATAGTTTTGAGTTGTTTCTCTCTAGTGGTCGCCCTGATACGAATCCATACGTCAAAGTCGACTGGTAG
- a CDS encoding VOC family protein yields MDPTDESCISMISHCSLIVADQEEALRFYTETLGFVKTEDVPMGEDRWLTVAPPGEYQTQLILRSPDWFGGIDQERYSELIGHNPMLGLEVSDCKGIYQTLLDRGVHFTTEPEESDRGIEAIFVDSEGNEILLFEEAAAE; encoded by the coding sequence ATGGACCCAACAGATGAGAGTTGTATCTCTATGATAAGTCACTGCTCGTTGATTGTAGCGGATCAAGAGGAGGCTCTCCGATTCTACACAGAGACTCTGGGTTTCGTGAAAACTGAAGATGTCCCGATGGGAGAAGATCGGTGGTTGACGGTCGCCCCACCCGGAGAATACCAGACGCAACTGATTCTTCGATCACCAGATTGGTTCGGTGGCATCGATCAGGAACGGTATTCGGAGCTGATCGGTCACAACCCCATGCTCGGCCTTGAGGTCAGTGATTGTAAGGGGATCTACCAAACGCTCTTGGACCGTGGTGTCCATTTCACGACCGAACCAGAGGAATCAGATCGTGGAATCGAAGCCATTTTCGTCGATTCGGAAGGAAACGAAATTCTTCTGTTCGAAGAGGCAGCCGCTGAGTAA
- a CDS encoding halocyanin domain-containing protein: MYRPDLGSTAVPTKIMSEKFNIYSRRNVIRILGVTGFSAAFAGCLGDSDEDADAARNPDETYVEPGPDYDGWFNDVSNYSGTVDRRGQESVTIRVGAGSQGLAFDPPAIMVSSGTTIVWEWTGSGGTHNVVAQSGEFQSEFSSSSGYTFEHTFDDGGVYTYVCEPHRSAGMKGAIAVSE, from the coding sequence ATGTATCGACCAGACCTCGGATCGACAGCAGTCCCAACGAAAATTATGAGTGAAAAATTCAACATATACTCCCGTCGTAACGTCATTCGAATACTCGGTGTGACAGGCTTCTCTGCAGCCTTTGCGGGATGTTTGGGTGATTCAGATGAGGATGCTGATGCAGCAAGGAATCCTGACGAGACGTACGTTGAACCAGGTCCTGACTACGATGGTTGGTTCAACGATGTAAGCAACTACAGCGGAACCGTGGACAGGCGAGGCCAGGAGAGCGTAACTATACGTGTCGGTGCGGGGAGCCAGGGACTGGCCTTCGACCCCCCTGCGATAATGGTTTCGTCTGGCACAACCATCGTTTGGGAATGGACCGGAAGTGGAGGTACCCACAACGTCGTCGCACAGAGCGGCGAGTTTCAGTCAGAATTCTCGTCTTCAAGCGGTTATACGTTTGAACACACCTTCGACGACGGCGGTGTCTACACATACGTCTGTGAGCCCCACCGGTCGGCGGGAATGAAAGGAGCAATCGCTGTGAGCGAGTAA
- a CDS encoding DUF6220 domain-containing protein: MTYSALIENFDKKTDASPRIRWATYSYLGAAVLLTASILIQVYIAGMAVFVDSARWSTHVSFGNVLPVFLLLLVVLAFIGRLSRIHKVLPVVIFLLYFVQFSTAHRFGSLVGAVHPVNAVVIFWLSTVTIRHAWEEVTSRSHS; the protein is encoded by the coding sequence GTGACATACTCAGCACTGATTGAGAACTTCGACAAGAAAACCGACGCTTCGCCGCGTATCCGATGGGCTACATACAGTTACCTCGGAGCAGCCGTACTCCTCACAGCAAGCATCCTCATTCAGGTCTACATTGCCGGTATGGCAGTGTTCGTCGACTCGGCCCGATGGAGTACCCACGTCTCGTTCGGTAACGTCCTACCGGTCTTCCTCCTGTTGTTGGTTGTACTCGCGTTCATCGGACGACTGTCTCGTATTCACAAAGTACTTCCAGTCGTCATCTTTCTCTTGTACTTCGTACAGTTCAGCACTGCCCATCGCTTTGGGTCGCTCGTAGGAGCTGTTCATCCCGTCAATGCGGTTGTGATATTCTGGCTCTCGACGGTCACTATCCGACACGCGTGGGAAGAAGTCACGTCTAGGAGCCACTCTTGA
- a CDS encoding helix-turn-helix domain-containing protein: MPRVRLKVGPMPDMRAVAREFPDTVIRFLANYPTKIGVCSVLEIRTGDPDRFIREALEHWEADTIEILHQDEDTIVLTFEGQPPEGYFVSKDIGYHPTTPVVARDGYLFIEFVMPESKMADLWEALDERDIEYEVLSITDGYNVLDSLTARQREILTVAIKRGYYDNPRECSLTDLAEELGVNKSAVSGILHRAEGVIIKDAIGDLHDEQ; encoded by the coding sequence ATGCCACGTGTACGTCTTAAAGTCGGGCCGATGCCGGATATGAGAGCTGTTGCCCGAGAATTTCCAGACACAGTCATTCGATTTCTGGCGAATTACCCGACTAAGATAGGCGTCTGTAGTGTCTTGGAAATCCGAACTGGCGATCCAGACCGTTTTATTCGAGAAGCACTGGAACATTGGGAGGCGGATACCATCGAAATACTACACCAGGATGAGGACACAATCGTTCTAACCTTTGAAGGCCAACCACCTGAGGGATACTTTGTTTCCAAAGATATCGGGTACCATCCGACGACTCCCGTTGTCGCCCGTGACGGCTACCTCTTCATCGAATTCGTGATGCCAGAGTCAAAGATGGCAGATTTGTGGGAGGCGCTTGACGAGCGCGACATCGAATATGAGGTTCTTTCAATCACCGATGGATACAACGTCCTCGATTCGCTTACTGCTCGGCAACGAGAGATCCTCACAGTCGCCATCAAACGTGGCTACTATGATAACCCTCGTGAGTGTTCGTTGACTGATCTTGCTGAAGAACTTGGGGTGAACAAATCGGCTGTTAGTGGTATTCTACATAGAGCTGAAGGTGTAATCATTAAAGATGCTATCGGAGATTTGCATGATGAACAGTGA
- a CDS encoding ATP-binding protein: MLASQTGLSRQCPHDEVEGIQERIGTVDEQIETAREDFQAKLDPYGYDDVQSSGEATEAIRNLENREQQRETAQRDLDQATETIQEATEKIDGLEDERDEIFADLELNSDDHDQLEELCEQVEAYDSAAEAVREAEIRANTEAEELESYPEFEPDLKEQEIADLREEVREAERTAEDFDDLQSRIADIKAEIRQAKSDDQVETALAERDRALDELKDQLEDDCAAMVGDVLVDHVQEATMETSRPDVFERAREILTTITRGRYRLDFDENEAEFRAFDESKQKGLALDELSSGTRVQVLLAVRIAFVEQQEQGVRIPLLLDETLANTDDRRAKTIIESTIELARNGRQVFYFTAQGDEVAKWTAALERTNGVTHEIIDLATVRDVDDSVHIPELESVESFTPKAPSPDSHDHASYGDELAVDSFNPHRGVGTAHLWYVVDDVETLHQLLELGIGHWGQLNNLLQWGNGDLSSVGSDQITIVEENAAALSEFVDAWKVGRGEPVDREVLEASGAVSGNFIDEVSALAKSVNGDGRQIVGALHNGEVNRFRSGKADKLETYLEENGYIEPRDTLDQGQIRARVIERYADEGVSRDEAKDRTDELLSRLGER, encoded by the coding sequence TTGCTCGCTTCTCAAACTGGCTTATCTAGACAGTGCCCCCACGACGAAGTTGAAGGAATTCAAGAGCGCATCGGAACCGTCGACGAGCAGATCGAGACCGCCCGTGAAGACTTCCAAGCGAAGCTCGACCCCTACGGCTACGACGACGTCCAGAGTTCCGGCGAGGCGACCGAGGCAATCCGGAACCTCGAGAACCGCGAACAGCAACGCGAAACCGCACAGCGGGACCTCGACCAGGCTACTGAGACGATTCAGGAAGCGACCGAGAAGATAGATGGGCTGGAGGACGAACGCGACGAAATCTTTGCAGATCTGGAGCTCAACTCCGATGACCACGATCAGTTGGAGGAACTCTGTGAGCAGGTCGAAGCATACGACTCGGCTGCGGAGGCTGTACGAGAGGCCGAAATCAGGGCGAACACGGAGGCCGAAGAACTCGAAAGCTACCCAGAATTCGAACCGGACCTCAAGGAGCAGGAGATTGCTGACCTCAGAGAAGAGGTCCGTGAGGCGGAACGAACTGCCGAGGATTTCGACGACCTGCAGTCACGGATTGCCGATATCAAGGCAGAGATCAGGCAGGCGAAGTCAGACGACCAAGTTGAAACGGCGCTCGCGGAGCGTGACCGGGCGCTCGATGAACTGAAAGACCAACTCGAGGACGACTGTGCTGCGATGGTTGGCGACGTCCTGGTGGATCACGTTCAGGAGGCGACGATGGAGACGAGCCGCCCTGACGTCTTCGAGCGTGCTCGTGAAATCCTGACGACGATCACTCGCGGCCGATATCGATTGGACTTCGACGAGAACGAAGCCGAGTTCCGTGCGTTCGACGAATCCAAACAGAAGGGACTCGCGCTCGACGAGCTTTCAAGCGGGACGCGGGTCCAGGTCTTGCTCGCCGTCCGAATAGCTTTCGTCGAACAGCAGGAACAGGGCGTTCGGATTCCGCTCCTCCTCGACGAGACACTCGCAAACACCGACGACCGCAGGGCGAAGACCATCATCGAGTCGACGATCGAACTCGCTCGGAACGGTCGGCAGGTCTTCTATTTCACCGCACAGGGCGACGAAGTGGCGAAGTGGACTGCTGCACTGGAGCGCACGAACGGCGTCACCCACGAAATCATCGACCTTGCAACGGTTCGCGATGTCGACGATTCGGTCCACATTCCCGAACTGGAATCTGTTGAATCGTTCACTCCGAAGGCACCCAGTCCCGACAGTCACGACCACGCCTCGTATGGGGACGAACTCGCGGTGGACTCGTTCAATCCGCACCGAGGCGTCGGGACAGCGCACCTGTGGTACGTGGTCGACGATGTCGAAACCCTCCATCAACTCCTGGAGCTCGGAATCGGGCACTGGGGACAGCTGAACAACCTGCTCCAGTGGGGCAACGGAGACCTCTCCTCCGTTGGTTCCGACCAGATAACGATAGTAGAGGAGAATGCTGCGGCGCTGAGCGAGTTCGTCGACGCTTGGAAGGTTGGTCGTGGCGAGCCCGTTGATCGAGAGGTTCTCGAAGCCTCTGGCGCTGTGAGCGGTAACTTCATCGACGAGGTCTCTGCCCTTGCCAAATCGGTCAATGGGGATGGAAGACAGATCGTCGGAGCTCTGCACAATGGCGAGGTAAACCGTTTCCGTAGCGGGAAAGCGGACAAGCTGGAAACGTACCTCGAAGAGAACGGGTACATCGAACCTCGTGATACGCTGGACCAGGGTCAGATCCGTGCTCGCGTCATTGAGCGCTACGCCGACGAAGGCGTCTCTCGTGACGAGGCCAAAGACAGGACCGACGAACTGCTTTCACGCTTGGGTGAGAGGTGA
- a CDS encoding IS6 family transposase produces MLLSDLLKQSLDTATLECWQRERTATPVRAFAVRLHSAGLSLRETQAVLRLIGVERSFQAIFQWVHRLSDSLSDPPKAKPRRVAVDETAIKINGEWSWLYAAIDLDTKLILDATLFKRHGTNPAAAFLFGLAEKHDLSDAVFLVDQFGYRTALARLGLNGRVDYTDRNLIEKWFQTLKIRVDRFHNSWVGSRLSVRRWIAMFVHYYNVQRPHQSLDGRTPAQEIN; encoded by the coding sequence ATGCTACTCTCAGACTTGCTCAAACAGAGTTTAGACACGGCTACGCTTGAATGTTGGCAGCGAGAGAGGACGGCAACGCCCGTCAGGGCGTTCGCCGTCCGACTCCACTCAGCAGGACTTTCACTCAGAGAAACACAAGCAGTTCTTCGATTAATCGGTGTAGAACGGTCGTTTCAGGCTATATTTCAGTGGGTGCATCGACTTTCTGATAGCCTTTCAGACCCGCCGAAGGCGAAGCCGAGGCGGGTCGCAGTCGACGAGACCGCTATCAAAATCAATGGTGAATGGTCTTGGCTGTATGCTGCAATAGACCTCGACACAAAATTGATTCTTGACGCTACGTTGTTCAAGCGTCACGGCACGAATCCAGCAGCTGCATTCCTGTTTGGGCTCGCTGAGAAACACGATCTCTCAGACGCTGTGTTTCTAGTCGACCAGTTCGGCTATCGGACTGCCCTTGCTCGGTTAGGACTGAACGGTCGGGTCGACTACACCGACCGAAACCTCATCGAAAAGTGGTTTCAGACACTGAAGATACGAGTTGACCGTTTCCACAACTCATGGGTGGGCAGTCGGCTGAGCGTTCGCCGATGGATTGCGATGTTCGTACATTACTATAACGTTCAGCGACCGCATCAGTCGCTCGATGGACGAACGCCAGCTCAGGAAATTAACTAG
- a CDS encoding MaoC/PaaZ C-terminal domain-containing protein yields the protein MDIEEGDILTYERTFTEEDIRQFADVSGDMGAHHVERDDEGRLMAQGLLTATLPTKIGGELNYVARTLDFEFVKPVYAGDTVTCDVEITRLEPGEKRTRLASKYVCRNGDGDAVLRGESDGMIPGKAAD from the coding sequence ATGGACATCGAGGAGGGAGATATCCTGACGTACGAGCGAACCTTCACCGAGGAGGACATCAGACAGTTCGCCGATGTGTCCGGGGATATGGGTGCACACCACGTCGAACGTGACGACGAGGGTCGATTGATGGCCCAGGGTTTGCTCACCGCGACGCTCCCGACAAAAATCGGTGGCGAGCTGAACTACGTCGCGCGGACGCTCGACTTCGAGTTCGTCAAGCCAGTCTATGCAGGCGACACCGTGACCTGCGACGTGGAGATCACTCGCCTGGAGCCCGGAGAGAAGCGGACGAGGCTCGCGTCGAAGTACGTCTGCCGGAACGGAGATGGCGACGCTGTGCTCAGGGGTGAATCGGATGGGATGATACCGGGGAAAGCTGCCGACTGA
- a CDS encoding helix-turn-helix domain-containing protein, producing the protein MAYARLRVDLPNTLWVARLSRRYGDATVTVLSMVAAKSDVVTLLEIEGIAADDVREAGRTDPEVTAFDEVVETPTRLLVSYRIRSRLYSAAERAGVPPLYPIEIRDGLAHIELTTAKESLGALCAELEKAGGSVEILTLRTESKGRPGLTDRQRELLAAAYDRGYYNSPRECSLADLAADFDVTPSTVSDVLRRAERAAVSSTLGAEDS; encoded by the coding sequence ATGGCCTATGCACGGCTCCGGGTCGACCTTCCCAACACGCTATGGGTCGCCCGGCTTTCTCGCCGGTATGGGGACGCAACGGTCACGGTGCTGTCGATGGTCGCGGCCAAATCGGACGTCGTCACACTACTCGAAATCGAAGGTATCGCTGCAGACGATGTCCGTGAGGCAGGCCGAACCGACCCCGAGGTCACAGCCTTCGATGAGGTTGTCGAGACGCCGACGCGGCTGCTCGTCTCCTACAGAATCCGGTCGCGTCTATACAGTGCCGCGGAACGTGCCGGCGTCCCACCGCTGTACCCCATCGAGATTCGGGATGGGCTGGCACACATCGAACTCACTACAGCGAAGGAATCACTTGGTGCGCTCTGTGCTGAGCTTGAGAAGGCGGGTGGAAGCGTCGAGATTTTGACCCTGCGGACAGAGAGCAAAGGTCGACCCGGGCTGACCGACCGTCAGCGCGAGCTGTTGGCTGCTGCCTACGACCGTGGCTACTACAACTCTCCCCGAGAGTGCTCGCTGGCGGATCTCGCAGCGGATTTCGACGTGACGCCGTCGACGGTCAGCGACGTGCTCCGGCGGGCCGAACGCGCGGCCGTGTCGTCGACACTCGGAGCCGAGGACAGCTGA
- a CDS encoding MBL fold metallo-hydrolase gives MRDGINAYLVDDVLVDARTKWAERTLIRALSNHEVTAHALTHVHPDHQGASAAVCRAFDIPFLVPEPEVETAESGAVYSRMPASPIGWLQQHLWVGPGHSVDRALVEGDIVAGFEVVETPGHSDGHVSFWRERDGTLVLGDVLVNMHLLTTRQGLHEPPGLFTSDPVMNRDSARKVAALEPDTVLFGHGSPLYDGEAFTAFVASLPEP, from the coding sequence GTGAGAGACGGCATCAACGCATATCTCGTCGACGATGTCCTCGTAGATGCCCGGACGAAGTGGGCGGAACGCACACTCATTCGGGCACTTTCCAATCATGAAGTGACTGCCCATGCACTCACCCATGTCCACCCTGATCATCAGGGGGCGTCAGCAGCTGTATGCCGTGCCTTCGACATCCCATTCTTGGTTCCTGAGCCCGAGGTCGAGACCGCAGAGAGCGGCGCGGTCTACTCTCGAATGCCGGCCAGTCCGATTGGCTGGCTCCAACAGCATCTCTGGGTCGGCCCTGGCCACTCTGTCGACCGTGCCCTCGTCGAGGGTGACATTGTTGCTGGCTTCGAGGTAGTCGAGACTCCGGGCCATAGCGATGGCCACGTCTCCTTCTGGCGTGAGCGCGACGGCACGTTGGTCCTCGGGGATGTGCTCGTGAACATGCACCTTCTGACGACTCGTCAGGGGCTTCACGAACCACCGGGACTCTTCACCAGCGATCCCGTGATGAATCGCGATTCAGCCCGCAAGGTTGCCGCTCTCGAACCGGATACCGTGCTGTTCGGGCATGGTTCACCGCTGTACGATGGCGAAGCGTTCACCGCGTTCGTCGCGTCATTGCCGGAGCCGTGA
- a CDS encoding ABC transporter permease produces the protein MSNESTPGANATKTDSSHSHGRPAPVNSLPRSTPWTRQARAFATRTLRELFRNRAALVWGLAAPVFFFLVFGVALGDPGIQRGTNAVVFGVFGSFSVSLVIFATALTADLKAKRYRKLRSLPISPSADVVGRFLGGLSLSIVSFVVVLLVGVATGGTLSIQSAISVPVVLLSLLLFCLLAMGAAVVVASFLDDGEYVVGVTNMLTLALFFLTGYNGLLPGMAPGPIGDFVNVLPNSLASRLAVYHLVPVGSGMETPLVPPALPTGWVPVLILVGYAVLGVAAGSLAMRRRIYEGEGGE, from the coding sequence ATGAGCAACGAATCCACCCCGGGGGCGAATGCAACGAAGACTGACTCTAGTCACTCTCATGGCCGACCAGCACCGGTCAATTCGCTGCCTCGAAGCACCCCCTGGACCCGGCAAGCGCGTGCGTTCGCGACGCGAACACTACGGGAACTGTTCCGAAACCGGGCCGCCCTCGTCTGGGGGTTGGCTGCACCGGTGTTCTTTTTCCTTGTCTTCGGTGTCGCACTGGGTGACCCAGGGATCCAGCGCGGTACGAACGCAGTCGTCTTCGGTGTATTCGGGTCGTTCAGTGTCTCGCTCGTTATCTTTGCCACTGCTCTTACAGCCGACCTGAAGGCAAAACGGTACCGTAAGCTCCGTTCGCTGCCAATCTCCCCATCCGCAGATGTGGTTGGCCGATTCCTCGGTGGGCTTTCTCTTTCAATCGTCTCATTCGTTGTCGTCCTTCTCGTTGGAGTCGCCACTGGTGGCACGCTCTCAATCCAATCTGCGATCTCTGTCCCAGTCGTACTACTGAGCCTGCTCCTGTTCTGTTTACTTGCGATGGGAGCAGCTGTCGTGGTGGCGTCGTTCCTCGACGACGGCGAATACGTCGTCGGCGTCACGAACATGTTGACGCTGGCGCTGTTCTTCTTGACCGGGTACAACGGTCTACTGCCAGGAATGGCACCGGGACCGATAGGCGATTTCGTCAACGTACTCCCCAATTCCCTGGCTTCACGGCTCGCTGTGTACCATCTCGTTCCAGTCGGTAGTGGCATGGAAACGCCGCTTGTCCCACCTGCACTGCCAACTGGATGGGTTCCAGTCCTCATTCTCGTTGGCTATGCAGTGCTTGGGGTAGCCGCTGGCTCTCTCGCGATGCGTCGTCGAATCTACGAAGGAGAGGGAGGTGAGTGA
- a CDS encoding ATP-binding cassette domain-containing protein produces the protein MPEESVQRAGKKAETPIVTASDLGKRFESSDWIFENLDIEIHPGETTILMGTNGVGKSILLSCLAGGLLPTTGSVTVFGKQPAEAQSQLTLLLQDGLAVEELSGRENAEFYSKLHPAATDAWREIADQLELEGMDRRVREYSGGMAQKLELALTLSVDVPLYFLDEPTSELDPTAVERFHGLLEELVTEGKTVVLSSHSPRDLRAADRVIFVSSTGIVADGDPSWLHEAVPPVVVVEGHTEQLEEVLRGGRLFDTDAGRRGFLADDVDPEEVTDRESVVGVESPKSPDMFNYYAHIH, from the coding sequence ATGCCAGAAGAATCTGTTCAACGAGCGGGGAAAAAAGCTGAGACACCTATTGTTACTGCCAGTGACCTCGGGAAACGGTTCGAAAGCAGTGATTGGATATTCGAGAATCTGGATATCGAAATCCACCCTGGCGAGACAACAATTCTCATGGGGACGAACGGTGTCGGGAAGAGTATACTGCTCTCATGCCTTGCTGGCGGACTTCTCCCGACAACAGGTTCAGTCACTGTCTTTGGCAAACAGCCAGCTGAGGCACAATCGCAGCTGACTCTGCTCCTCCAGGATGGCCTCGCTGTCGAAGAACTCTCGGGGCGAGAGAACGCTGAGTTTTACTCGAAGCTGCATCCCGCGGCGACGGACGCATGGAGAGAGATCGCTGACCAACTGGAGTTAGAGGGGATGGACCGGCGAGTCAGGGAGTATTCTGGTGGAATGGCACAGAAGCTTGAGTTGGCCCTTACCCTCTCTGTCGACGTGCCACTGTACTTCCTCGACGAGCCGACGTCTGAACTGGACCCCACGGCTGTCGAGCGGTTCCACGGACTGCTCGAAGAGCTAGTTACGGAGGGAAAGACCGTTGTTCTATCCAGCCACTCACCTCGTGACCTCAGGGCCGCCGACAGGGTTATTTTCGTCTCAAGCACCGGTATTGTTGCCGATGGAGACCCATCATGGCTTCACGAAGCTGTCCCTCCCGTCGTGGTTGTCGAGGGACATACTGAGCAACTAGAGGAGGTCCTCCGTGGTGGTCGATTGTTCGACACCGATGCAGGTCGTCGAGGATTCCTTGCCGATGATGTCGACCCTGAAGAAGTCACGGACAGGGAATCGGTTGTTGGAGTTGAATCACCGAAATCGCCGGACATGTTCAACTATTACGCACACATCCACTGA